In the Raineyella fluvialis genome, GGCGCGGTCGAGCACTCGTTCGCCATGGCGAACGCGCACCCGGACGTCCTGTCCGCGGCCCGCTACGTCGCCCCGTCGAACGCCGAGCACGGCGTGATCCGCGTCCTGTCCGCCCTGCTGGCGCGGGACGCGTTCGTCCGCGTCTGAGTCTGCCGCGGCCCGTGCGGTCCGGATCCTACCTCGCCAGCCGCACCGGGATCCGGCGGGAGCCGAAGTGCCCCGGCTTGGCCGCGAACCGTCCCGGGATCGCCGTCCCGCAGTCGGGGCACCGACCGTCGGCGGTGAGCCGGTAGCTGCGCAGGTCGTACCAGTCGCGGACGATGAGCTCGCCGTGGCAGGTCGGGCAGTAGGTGGTGTCCCCCTCGCGGTGGTGGACGTTGCCGGTGTAGACGAAGTGCAGCCCGGTCTCCAGGGCGATGTCACGGGCCCGGATCAGCGTCTCGCGCGGCGTCGACGGGACGTCCTGCATCCGCCAATCAGGGTGGAACGCCGAGAAGTGCAGCGGCACGTCCGGCCCGAGCTCGTCCAGGATCCACCGCGTCATCGCGCGCAACTCGTCGTCACCGTCGTTCTGGCCGGGGATCAGCAGCGTGGTGATTTCGAACCATACCGATGTCTCGTGTTTGAGGTAGACAAGCGTATCGAGCACTGTCTGCAGGTGACCGCCGGTGAGCTGCTGGTAGAACTCCTCGGTGAAACCCTTGAGATCCACGTTGGCCGCGTCCATCACCGCATAGAGGTCCTTGCGCGCCTGGCCCTGGATATATCCCGCGGTGACCGCCACGGTGTGCACTCCCCGTTCCCGGCAGGCGACAGCCGTGTCGATCGCATACTCGGCGAAGATCGTCGGGTCGTTGTAGGTGAAGGCGACGGACTCACAGCCGTACGT is a window encoding:
- the amrS gene encoding AmmeMemoRadiSam system radical SAM enzyme, which gives rise to MSVPETSHPARYWHALDDGRIQCDVCPRECHLRDGQRGFCFVRMREGDEIVLTTYGRSSGFCIDPIEKKPLNHFYPGSSVLSFGTAGCNLGCKFCQNWDISKSREMDRLMDQASPEQLALAAQTYGCESVAFTYNDPTIFAEYAIDTAVACRERGVHTVAVTAGYIQGQARKDLYAVMDAANVDLKGFTEEFYQQLTGGHLQTVLDTLVYLKHETSVWFEITTLLIPGQNDGDDELRAMTRWILDELGPDVPLHFSAFHPDWRMQDVPSTPRETLIRARDIALETGLHFVYTGNVHHREGDTTYCPTCHGELIVRDWYDLRSYRLTADGRCPDCGTAIPGRFAAKPGHFGSRRIPVRLAR